In Mercurialis annua linkage group LG5, ddMerAnnu1.2, whole genome shotgun sequence, a single genomic region encodes these proteins:
- the LOC126680214 gene encoding probable amidase At4g34880 isoform X3, translating to MGGVRELDKVCFMENMQNPYYSAGDPCGSSSGSAISVAANMVSVSLGTETHSSIICPSDHNSVVGFKPTVGLTSRAGVIPVMPSLDTVGPITRTVSDAVYLLDVIVGYDPRDHEATAEAAKFIPVGGYKQFLNPNGLKGKRLGIVRNPFMNLLNESIVSAFEHHLNLLRKKGATVVDNLEIHNINQIISPKQSGEFTLMMAEFKLALNDYLKELITSPVRSLADVIAFNQNNPEIEKIKEYGQDSFIMSEKTNGIGSKEKKAKELMKRLSRDGFEKLMMENSLDAMVTPGSGVVSVLAIGGYPGITVPAGYDGNGMPFGICFSGLKGTEPTLIEIAYDFEQTTMARRPPFLKTYQLTRDPLFGSI from the exons ATGGGTGGTGTGCGAGAACTGGACAAGGTGTG CTTTATGGAAAACATGCAGAACCCTTACTATTCAGCTGGGGATCCATGCGGATCGAGCAGTGGATCAGCAATTTCTGTTGCAGCAAATATGGTGTCGGTTTCACTTGGAACTGAGACTCATAGCTCGATCATATGTCCCTCGGATCATAACTCTGTTGTAGGATTCAAACCCACTGTTGGACTTACTAGCCGAGCTGGTGTTATTCCAGTTATGCCCAGCCTGGACACTGTTGG GCCTATCACCAGGACAGTGTCTGATGCAGTTTACTTGCTTGACGTAATTGTGGGTTATGATCCGAGGGATCATGAAGCAACAGCTGAAGCTGCCAAGTTTATTCCTGTTGGTGGTTACAAGCAATTCCTCAATCCAAATGGGCTCAAAGGAAAAAGATTAGGGATTGTTAGAAACCCTTTCATGAACTTGTTGAATGAATCTATAGTTTCTGCTTTTGAGCATCATCTAAACTTATTAAG GAAAAAAGGTGCCACTGTAGTGGACAATCTTGAGATACACAACATAAATCAGATTATCAGTCCAAAACAAAGCGGTGAATTTACACTCATGATGGCCGAGTTTAAGCTTGCCTTAAATGATTACTTGAAAGAGCTTATCACATCTCCTGTGAGGTCGCTTGCGGATGTTATTGCCTTCAACCAAAATAACCCTGAAATT GAAAAAATCAAAGAGTATGGTCAGGACTCATTCATAATGTCAGAGAAAACAAATGGCATCGGCTCAAAAGAGAAGAAGGCAAAAGAGTTGATGAAAAGGCTGTCAAGAGATGGATTTGAGAAGCTGATGATGGAAAATAGTTTAGATGCTATGGTAACACCTGGTTCAGGCGTTGTCTCCGTTTTGGCGATTGGAGGATATCCTGGAATTACTGTCCCAGCTGGGTATGATGGAAACGGAATGCCATTTGGTATCTGTTTTAGTGGATTAAAGGGAACTGAGCCTACGCTAATTGAGATTGCTTACGATTTTGAACAAACTACCATGGCAAGAAGGCCTCCTTTTCTCAAGACTTATCAATTGACAAGAGATCCTCTCTTTGGAAGTATATAG
- the LOC126680214 gene encoding probable amidase At4g34880 isoform X1 produces the protein MKFNNKLQLLLTLLSISTPINTKSFKIEEATIKQIQTAFTEHKLTSTQLLNFYTGQIKSLNPILRSVIELNPDAQFQAEKADEERRNGKCLGELHGIPVLLKDTIATKDRMNTSAGSYALVGAVAPRDAGVVEKLREGGAVIMGKSSLSEWYKFRSLSGVPNGWCARTGQGVCIECFSFMENMQNPYYSAGDPCGSSSGSAISVAANMVSVSLGTETHSSIICPSDHNSVVGFKPTVGLTSRAGVIPVMPSLDTVGPITRTVSDAVYLLDVIVGYDPRDHEATAEAAKFIPVGGYKQFLNPNGLKGKRLGIVRNPFMNLLNESIVSAFEHHLNLLRKKGATVVDNLEIHNINQIISPKQSGEFTLMMAEFKLALNDYLKELITSPVRSLADVIAFNQNNPEIEKIKEYGQDSFIMSEKTNGIGSKEKKAKELMKRLSRDGFEKLMMENSLDAMVTPGSGVVSVLAIGGYPGITVPAGYDGNGMPFGICFSGLKGTEPTLIEIAYDFEQTTMARRPPFLKTYQLTRDPLFGSI, from the exons atgaaattcAACAATAAACTCCAACTTCTACTCACCCTCCTCTCAATCTCAACCCCAATCAACACCAAATCATTCAAAATCGAAGAGGCAAcgatcaaacaaatccaaaccgcCTTCACTGAGCACAAACTAACCTCAACCCAGCTCCTCAACTTCTATACTGGCCAAATCAAATCCCTCAACCCAATCCTCCGCAGCGTCATCGAACTCAACCCGGACGCACAGTTTCAGGCAGAAAAAGCCGATGAAGAGAGAAGAAATGGCAAGTGTTTGGGTGAGTTGCATGGGATTCCGGTGCTGCTTAAGGATACGATAGCAACTAAGGATCGGATGAATACGAGTGCTGGCTCTTACGCGTTGGTCGGGGCGGTGGCGCCGAGGGATGCGGGGGTGGTGGAGAAGTTGAGGGAAGGCGGGGCGGTGATTATGGGGAAGAGTAGTCTGAGTGAGTGGTATAAGTTTCGGTCTTTGAGTGGCGTTCCTAATGGGTGGTGTGCGAGAACTGGACAAGGTGTG TGTATTGAATGCTTCAGCTTTATGGAAAACATGCAGAACCCTTACTATTCAGCTGGGGATCCATGCGGATCGAGCAGTGGATCAGCAATTTCTGTTGCAGCAAATATGGTGTCGGTTTCACTTGGAACTGAGACTCATAGCTCGATCATATGTCCCTCGGATCATAACTCTGTTGTAGGATTCAAACCCACTGTTGGACTTACTAGCCGAGCTGGTGTTATTCCAGTTATGCCCAGCCTGGACACTGTTGG GCCTATCACCAGGACAGTGTCTGATGCAGTTTACTTGCTTGACGTAATTGTGGGTTATGATCCGAGGGATCATGAAGCAACAGCTGAAGCTGCCAAGTTTATTCCTGTTGGTGGTTACAAGCAATTCCTCAATCCAAATGGGCTCAAAGGAAAAAGATTAGGGATTGTTAGAAACCCTTTCATGAACTTGTTGAATGAATCTATAGTTTCTGCTTTTGAGCATCATCTAAACTTATTAAG GAAAAAAGGTGCCACTGTAGTGGACAATCTTGAGATACACAACATAAATCAGATTATCAGTCCAAAACAAAGCGGTGAATTTACACTCATGATGGCCGAGTTTAAGCTTGCCTTAAATGATTACTTGAAAGAGCTTATCACATCTCCTGTGAGGTCGCTTGCGGATGTTATTGCCTTCAACCAAAATAACCCTGAAATT GAAAAAATCAAAGAGTATGGTCAGGACTCATTCATAATGTCAGAGAAAACAAATGGCATCGGCTCAAAAGAGAAGAAGGCAAAAGAGTTGATGAAAAGGCTGTCAAGAGATGGATTTGAGAAGCTGATGATGGAAAATAGTTTAGATGCTATGGTAACACCTGGTTCAGGCGTTGTCTCCGTTTTGGCGATTGGAGGATATCCTGGAATTACTGTCCCAGCTGGGTATGATGGAAACGGAATGCCATTTGGTATCTGTTTTAGTGGATTAAAGGGAACTGAGCCTACGCTAATTGAGATTGCTTACGATTTTGAACAAACTACCATGGCAAGAAGGCCTCCTTTTCTCAAGACTTATCAATTGACAAGAGATCCTCTCTTTGGAAGTATATAG
- the LOC126680214 gene encoding probable amidase At4g34880 isoform X2, producing the protein MKFNNKLQLLLTLLSISTPINTKSFKIEEATIKQIQTAFTEHKLTSTQLLNFYTGQIKSLNPILRSVIELNPDAQFQAEKADEERRNGKCLGELHGIPVLLKDTIATKDRMNTSAGSYALVGAVAPRDAGVVEKLREGGAVIMGKSSLSEWYKFRSLSGVPNGWCARTGQGVNPYYSAGDPCGSSSGSAISVAANMVSVSLGTETHSSIICPSDHNSVVGFKPTVGLTSRAGVIPVMPSLDTVGPITRTVSDAVYLLDVIVGYDPRDHEATAEAAKFIPVGGYKQFLNPNGLKGKRLGIVRNPFMNLLNESIVSAFEHHLNLLRKKGATVVDNLEIHNINQIISPKQSGEFTLMMAEFKLALNDYLKELITSPVRSLADVIAFNQNNPEIEKIKEYGQDSFIMSEKTNGIGSKEKKAKELMKRLSRDGFEKLMMENSLDAMVTPGSGVVSVLAIGGYPGITVPAGYDGNGMPFGICFSGLKGTEPTLIEIAYDFEQTTMARRPPFLKTYQLTRDPLFGSI; encoded by the exons atgaaattcAACAATAAACTCCAACTTCTACTCACCCTCCTCTCAATCTCAACCCCAATCAACACCAAATCATTCAAAATCGAAGAGGCAAcgatcaaacaaatccaaaccgcCTTCACTGAGCACAAACTAACCTCAACCCAGCTCCTCAACTTCTATACTGGCCAAATCAAATCCCTCAACCCAATCCTCCGCAGCGTCATCGAACTCAACCCGGACGCACAGTTTCAGGCAGAAAAAGCCGATGAAGAGAGAAGAAATGGCAAGTGTTTGGGTGAGTTGCATGGGATTCCGGTGCTGCTTAAGGATACGATAGCAACTAAGGATCGGATGAATACGAGTGCTGGCTCTTACGCGTTGGTCGGGGCGGTGGCGCCGAGGGATGCGGGGGTGGTGGAGAAGTTGAGGGAAGGCGGGGCGGTGATTATGGGGAAGAGTAGTCTGAGTGAGTGGTATAAGTTTCGGTCTTTGAGTGGCGTTCCTAATGGGTGGTGTGCGAGAACTGGACAAGGTGTG AACCCTTACTATTCAGCTGGGGATCCATGCGGATCGAGCAGTGGATCAGCAATTTCTGTTGCAGCAAATATGGTGTCGGTTTCACTTGGAACTGAGACTCATAGCTCGATCATATGTCCCTCGGATCATAACTCTGTTGTAGGATTCAAACCCACTGTTGGACTTACTAGCCGAGCTGGTGTTATTCCAGTTATGCCCAGCCTGGACACTGTTGG GCCTATCACCAGGACAGTGTCTGATGCAGTTTACTTGCTTGACGTAATTGTGGGTTATGATCCGAGGGATCATGAAGCAACAGCTGAAGCTGCCAAGTTTATTCCTGTTGGTGGTTACAAGCAATTCCTCAATCCAAATGGGCTCAAAGGAAAAAGATTAGGGATTGTTAGAAACCCTTTCATGAACTTGTTGAATGAATCTATAGTTTCTGCTTTTGAGCATCATCTAAACTTATTAAG GAAAAAAGGTGCCACTGTAGTGGACAATCTTGAGATACACAACATAAATCAGATTATCAGTCCAAAACAAAGCGGTGAATTTACACTCATGATGGCCGAGTTTAAGCTTGCCTTAAATGATTACTTGAAAGAGCTTATCACATCTCCTGTGAGGTCGCTTGCGGATGTTATTGCCTTCAACCAAAATAACCCTGAAATT GAAAAAATCAAAGAGTATGGTCAGGACTCATTCATAATGTCAGAGAAAACAAATGGCATCGGCTCAAAAGAGAAGAAGGCAAAAGAGTTGATGAAAAGGCTGTCAAGAGATGGATTTGAGAAGCTGATGATGGAAAATAGTTTAGATGCTATGGTAACACCTGGTTCAGGCGTTGTCTCCGTTTTGGCGATTGGAGGATATCCTGGAATTACTGTCCCAGCTGGGTATGATGGAAACGGAATGCCATTTGGTATCTGTTTTAGTGGATTAAAGGGAACTGAGCCTACGCTAATTGAGATTGCTTACGATTTTGAACAAACTACCATGGCAAGAAGGCCTCCTTTTCTCAAGACTTATCAATTGACAAGAGATCCTCTCTTTGGAAGTATATAG
- the LOC126680216 gene encoding probable amidase At4g34880, which yields MATDEQLKFSLFSSVILALLLAVTSDGFSIQEATIADIQLAFDQNLLTSRQLVQFYIVEIRRLNSILNGVIEINPDALYQADTADYERKTNSSGSRSGLHGIPVLLKDNIGTKDKLNTTAGSFALFRSVVARDAGVVMKLRRAGAIILGKASMTEWAAFRSLTLPNGFSPRGGQGKNPYVLSADPCGSSSGPAISVAANLVAVSVGTETDGSILCPSNANSAVGIKPTVGLTSRAGVVPVSFRQDTVGPICRTVSDAVHVLDAIVGVDYNDAATKQASQYIPYGGYKQFLKPYGLKGKRLGVVRNPFLSFASKAESQAFGYHLQTLRQGGAVIVDNLEIANIETILNPNASGEAVALLAEFKISLNAYLRMLVASQVRSLADVIAFNQKFVDVEKLEEFGQDIFLAAQATNGIGKVERAALLNLAKLTREGFEKLIWDNKLDAIVSPGARIGPVLAIGGFPGINVPAGYDDKGVPFGINFGGLKGSEPKLIEISYSFEQATKIRKPPSFKA from the exons ATGGCAACAGATGAACAGCtgaaattttctcttttttcatCTGTCATCTTGGCTCTTCTTCTTGCTGTAACAAGTGATGGGTTCTCAATTCAAGAAGCAACCATAGCTGATATCCAACTTGCTTTTGACCAAAACCTACTCACTTCAAGGCAGCTGGTTCAGTTCTACATTGTAGAAATCCGTAGGCTTAATTCAATCCTCAATGGAGTTATAGAAATCAATCCTGATGCCCTCTATCAAGCTGATACGGCAGATTACGAGCGCAAGACTAATTCATCAGGTTCACGGTCTGGCCTGCATGGAATTCCTGTTTTGCTTAAGGACAACATTGGGACCAAGGATAAGCTCAACACTACAGCTGGTTCATTTGCGCTGTTTCGATCCGTCGTGGCTCGAGATGCAGGTGTTGTAATGAAGTTAAGGAGAGCAGGAGCTATCATTTTGGGAAAGGCTAGCATGACTGAATGGGCTGCTTTTAGATCACTTACACTGCCAAATGGATTTAGTCCTAGAGGTGGACAAGGAAAG AATCCTTATGTTCTATCGGCGGATCCTTGTGGGTCAAGTAGTGGACCGGCAATATCAGTAGCAGCAAATTTAGTAGCAGTGTCTGTAGGGACAGAGACTGATGGATCCATTTTATGCCCTTCCAATGCTAACTCAGCTGTTGGTATAAAACCAACAGTTGGTCTCACTAGCCGAGCTGGGGTTGTCCCTGTTTCTTTCAGACAAGACACTGTTGG GCCTATCTGCAGAACAGTATCGGATGCTGTCCACGTTCTTGATGCAATTGTAGGTGTCGATTACAACGATGCTGCAACCAAGCAAGCATCTCAGTACATTCCATATGGTGGGTACAAGCAATTTCTCAAGCCTTATGGGCTCAAAGGGAAGCGGCTTGGCGTAGTAAGGAATCCATTCTTGAGCTTTGCCAGTAAAGCTGAGAGTCAAGCTTTTGGGTATCATCTGCAAACACTAAG GCAAGGAGGTGCAGTTATTGTAGACAATTTGGAAATTGCAAATATAGAGACTATCTTGAATCCTAATGCAAGCGGTGAAGCTGTGGCATTGCTAGCTGAATTTAAAATATCCTTAAATGCATACTTGCGAATGCTGGTGGCTTCACAAGTCAGAAGCTTGGCTGATGTTATAGCATTCAACCAAAAATTTGTAGATGTG GAAAAGTTGGAGGAATTTGGGCAAGATATATTTCTTGCAGCCCAAGCAACAAACGGAATCGGCAAGGTAGAAAGAGCAGCATTATTAAACTTGGCCAAACTGACAAGAGAAGGATTTGAGAAATTGATCTGGGACAACAAATTAGATGCAATAGTGAGTCCTGGTGCAAGAATTGGTCCTGTTCTTGCAATTGGAGGATTTCCAGGAATCAATGTGCCTGCAGGATATGATGACAAGGGAGTcccttttggcataaattttgGAGGACTCAAAGGTTCTGAACCTAAGTTAATTGAGATTTCTTATAGCTTTGAACAAGCTACCAAGATTAGAAAGCCTCCCTCTTTCAAGGCTTGA
- the LOC126680214 gene encoding probable amidase At4g34880 isoform X4, with translation MGGVRELDKNPYYSAGDPCGSSSGSAISVAANMVSVSLGTETHSSIICPSDHNSVVGFKPTVGLTSRAGVIPVMPSLDTVGPITRTVSDAVYLLDVIVGYDPRDHEATAEAAKFIPVGGYKQFLNPNGLKGKRLGIVRNPFMNLLNESIVSAFEHHLNLLRKKGATVVDNLEIHNINQIISPKQSGEFTLMMAEFKLALNDYLKELITSPVRSLADVIAFNQNNPEIEKIKEYGQDSFIMSEKTNGIGSKEKKAKELMKRLSRDGFEKLMMENSLDAMVTPGSGVVSVLAIGGYPGITVPAGYDGNGMPFGICFSGLKGTEPTLIEIAYDFEQTTMARRPPFLKTYQLTRDPLFGSI, from the exons ATGGGTGGTGTGCGAGAACTGGACAAG AACCCTTACTATTCAGCTGGGGATCCATGCGGATCGAGCAGTGGATCAGCAATTTCTGTTGCAGCAAATATGGTGTCGGTTTCACTTGGAACTGAGACTCATAGCTCGATCATATGTCCCTCGGATCATAACTCTGTTGTAGGATTCAAACCCACTGTTGGACTTACTAGCCGAGCTGGTGTTATTCCAGTTATGCCCAGCCTGGACACTGTTGG GCCTATCACCAGGACAGTGTCTGATGCAGTTTACTTGCTTGACGTAATTGTGGGTTATGATCCGAGGGATCATGAAGCAACAGCTGAAGCTGCCAAGTTTATTCCTGTTGGTGGTTACAAGCAATTCCTCAATCCAAATGGGCTCAAAGGAAAAAGATTAGGGATTGTTAGAAACCCTTTCATGAACTTGTTGAATGAATCTATAGTTTCTGCTTTTGAGCATCATCTAAACTTATTAAG GAAAAAAGGTGCCACTGTAGTGGACAATCTTGAGATACACAACATAAATCAGATTATCAGTCCAAAACAAAGCGGTGAATTTACACTCATGATGGCCGAGTTTAAGCTTGCCTTAAATGATTACTTGAAAGAGCTTATCACATCTCCTGTGAGGTCGCTTGCGGATGTTATTGCCTTCAACCAAAATAACCCTGAAATT GAAAAAATCAAAGAGTATGGTCAGGACTCATTCATAATGTCAGAGAAAACAAATGGCATCGGCTCAAAAGAGAAGAAGGCAAAAGAGTTGATGAAAAGGCTGTCAAGAGATGGATTTGAGAAGCTGATGATGGAAAATAGTTTAGATGCTATGGTAACACCTGGTTCAGGCGTTGTCTCCGTTTTGGCGATTGGAGGATATCCTGGAATTACTGTCCCAGCTGGGTATGATGGAAACGGAATGCCATTTGGTATCTGTTTTAGTGGATTAAAGGGAACTGAGCCTACGCTAATTGAGATTGCTTACGATTTTGAACAAACTACCATGGCAAGAAGGCCTCCTTTTCTCAAGACTTATCAATTGACAAGAGATCCTCTCTTTGGAAGTATATAG